atttagtaataattaattatttcacttggcatgtttaatcccttctacgctaatccttcctcgtggcgggtttgcctCGAACCAcaatttcagattgtaaaccgtccgtgatagatacacgtgaaatccggcccaagactctcgggtatcgcgaaattcacctcacccttcccaacacccaactaaagtccggcccaagactctcgggtatcgcgaactctaacaggtagaaggttcagatgtgtgtactactcatgggtagcgtaaagtttacattaaaaacggggttttgttttcttttagcaaaagtagtttattccattttaaaacatttgctaattatgtattgcgtgttgcgtttgttaaactaattttaaccaaaccattttaagtgattattgtattttgtttctatactaattttctagctagcatggcatagacaaataagaacacaataataatcatgacacgcaattatcggtagtatgcctcgagtcctatgcgttttttcggtgagccaacacacggaaaaacatggtcaactagggacataaccttgtgtgagaattggctcccactaaaaccgccatctccattatatgctcggatgggccgccttgtgaacatcgtcttcttgattccaatcttggttgcattatcttacaaaataactattctattttctatactattacaaatacaatataaatagaaagacgacatgcaagtcgtttaataaattattacatttatcccgaataaataataaacacgacatgcaagccgtttaataaattattacattcatcccgaataaataataaattaactcATACAACtaaacatccacacaagggtcttattgaggcaaatactgccgatttcatacaacaatcacatacataacaaatggagtgtcaaatatccattttcatgaaacatatttcgataaggattgatttaaacaacacttaatggcacataacaaatatcaatccttgtttacataacttatgtatgtaaacccacttcatattttgtaagtatggttttcatgtcaaaaccatccaaacaaacatattatgtgaattaaaacatgttggagatttatccactttaacaaagcataaagtttaaaattaacaattttaattttctcatttcatgtaaaacatgaatataatttatatactttatttttccAAACTTTGAATCACTTTTAGTCAACATTCAAGTTACCTTATCaaattttcggattttggcagattcatGCATGCAACTTcagatggtcatatcttactcatttctagtccgttttcgatgaatttttttttcaaatttaagttctttcagttatcTTTCAAATGcattggtctcatacaataatattgagtttaaagccccgaaaccgtccatcaaagacggactgtccaagctgaaaaaaatttcttaaatgaaaaaaatgagtttaacccattttacattttgccaaaattcaagattcaaattagtatttaggaaacataaaacataaatcatgataCTTATTTTGCATATTTGTTATGCATAATCATCTCCAAGAATCGTGCACAACACACTCATCAAAACCGATTATCATAGAgtacttgtacaagatggctcggataccactgttggagtatgatacaaattcaaagcgagcggaagcatttttaaaactttacaaaatcatactcttccacggatcattgtacaaaactttagcaaacaaaataaattaacgaaaccgaacaagagaagattagaatacaacctttgtagccttttgaagatcgaatttgaaaactcaaagaagagttcctctaaacggtagacacccaaagttccaaccttgtttcgatctataccttctacttaacggatcttttcttcttccttatttccaccaaaaacggaacccaattatagatttcaagtattttggttacttgaaaatgagaaagaaaaaaatagcatttttgtatgtgtgttttgtatctTTTTCAGTACTtttccaataccaagacttggtattatatattacataattgatacaattaatacatctagtacaaatgtaataaataaagatttggaaagatttgcaaaatcaaatctttatataaaataagatttacaaaatcaaatcatattttataaatcaaatcaaatcttatatcttatataaaataagatttgcaaaatctaatcaaatctctacatatttagatttgtaagtatatgtatatacataaaaaaaacttacttaatttattaaaccattaactaatgattaataaattaatttccgattagaaggtatatcaaacaattttacgattggcctttgtgtgtgaccgaataggataaatggacttttattatttaatgtcatgggcatatcttcgaaatatatgtaccacggtcaaaccacggtcgaactgTAGCCAACCCGTGAACATATTTCCAACACATGTGACATGTACTTTTTCTTAAACTGCGTGTTTTTGTTCGAGGACAATAGATTTAGGACGGAgagagtaataaaaataaaagtttgggGTTAAAGTTATGAGGGAGTTGTCTGGCCTTTAGAGGACTTCCTCTATTAGCTTTGATAGTGGTATAAGTAATTCACTCAAACTGATTTCATTTATGGATACTTGGAGGGTAAGAAAACTATTTCTTTTATTTGGATTAAAGGCTTAACCGCCTGACCCACTCCGAATAGAAAGATTGAGGGGTCCAGACGGCGGATACTTTCATTGAATATGAGACTAAGACTACGACTAGAATGGAATTGCTCCGTTAATAGATTCAGTTTCGCATCCGCCCATTTAATAGATTTCTTCGTGCCTTGGTTTTGATAAAATTAGTTTACCTTTCAATAACAAATATAGAAAAACGTTAAAGAATGAAATTTATATATGTTGGCATTATATGGGAAATTTAAACTCTAAAATACGCATTAAAAGCTTAGACAACAACGAAATAAGCCAAAATTGGTTTTAACTGCATACAGTGTATTTTAGGTTTCAGCAGTTTAGTACTTTCTACAAAACTTTAACGGCATGAGAGCATAAGTAAGACATATTCGGCAAGCCGTCCAAAAGATCAATAGTTAACATTGAAGCTCCGGTTTTAGTCGTTCGACTCGAATAACCGTCAACTACCAATGGCTTGATCAGTGTCGTGGTTGTGATCGTGGTTCGCTCTTTTACATTAAGCCATTTTGCTTGCATGTATCCTTGCTTTCTCCATGGTCCCAAATGCATTTTCTTTTCCGTCATAGAGTTTTTCGCCGAATTGCTCAATATTTTGATCACATTTTGTAATCGATCAAATTTTCCCACAAATACATTAGGAAGTTTGTATACTAGACTATTGTATTCCTCGCTTCCTTTCTTCATTTCAAATTGGCCAAGAAATTCTAGCTCGATTATAACCTTAATCTCGCCTTTTTTACGATTAGAGTCATCATTGATCACGTCCACAAACGTGTGTTCTCCTGAATCACAAAAATATTAAAATGTCAATTCGGTAAAGAAAATAATATACACCTAAAAATAACAAAATATCTAAATGGAACTTTGTTAGAAAGAATTTATTTTTGAAAGTGATTGATTTTGTCTTGTTGTAAATTAAAAACGTGTCGAAATTAAAGAAAAGTGTATTTGTGGTTAGTATTTGCACGATAATGAAATCACAAAATGCAATTACCTGATGGAATATCTAATGAACTCTTCCATTTGGACTTGCAAATAGCTGAATTGTAACCTGAAATTCGTAGACGATTACAAATTCCGCTCATCTTGCAATTACGACAACCACCGGAAACTGGTCTCAAGCATGAACATACATTCTCAGCAATCTCAAGTTCATCAAGTACTTCTTTGGTTATGTTTCGGATTTTTGCTTCTAAATTTGTTGTCCTAAATAACGTGGccttaaaaaaaaaatcaacaaaAATTCATAACTAAGGTAGAGCTTTATAAACATTGTTATTATTGTCTTAAacattaaaaataacaataataatatttaatgattgttAAAACTCACGACAATCAATATTATGAACTTTTTTAATAGCGATGCACACGAGATGTTTGTTGATCGAACATACACTAGAACAAAAGTATAATCTAATACTTAAAAATCTAATACTTGCAGGAAGTTTAAGATTCAAATATTGTGATAGTTAGGAAAAAAGTTTGAGAACAGCCACGAATTACTTAGACCGCATACATCAGTGTAACAAGAGTTTGTATTAAAATTCTCTCTGttaagatcaattttaaatgtaTAGAAAATCGGTTATATATCAACACGAACAAGAGAAACCTTTTCACCTTTGGATTAAATTCTAATAAGCATACGACACTTACATGTAAAGTTTCGCGTTGATTCTCCCAATATTTGATTTTATCTTCAATAATTTCAGGGGTTTCGCTCTCTCCTTCATTTTCATCTTCGGTATTATATTGAATATTTTCAGACGATAACATAACAACTTCTTCAAGAAACTCGAAAATGGAACTAGATAATTGAACAACGGGTTGATCATGTTGCTGATTTTCAGTGTTGTGATTATAATTTGGTGATAAAACATGGTGATTCATTGGAGTACGGGTACTGGCTCGACCCATGACCAATTTCGGAACCTTTGGCGTGATCAGCCTTTTTTTTTTTGCAATGATATTAATCTATGAAAGTGTTTTTATATAGCGTGACAAATTCCACATGTCATGTTGTTATTGGATGTGAGTAATCTGATGAGGGTCAAAGATGACAGGTTGGATCCACTAGTCAAGATACATGGAGTATTGTATTTGAGATATATGCTTCAAAGATTCGGATTTTTGTTCTTTAAAATAAGGAAAATGAAATCGGTGAACTACATTGAagctcatttttatttttatttttttacgaaAAACATAATAATATCAACAAATTAACAAATCTTACGATCAAAAAGTGAATCCACGCTAAGATCTCTTTGTTAAAAATTTGGTTTCAGGTCCTAGGAGAGGCACTGATTTTTTGCACGTTGGGATCTCTTTCTGGTGGTTCGTGGAGGTTGATGGTTGTTGGTATTGATTGGTTCTCTGATTTTCGACAAATTAACAGGCCATGGTTCGTTTTCTGTCGAAAATCGTTTTAGGTGCATTCGGGTCTAAGGTTTTTGTTAGAAtgcagtcaacaaaagtcaaaattaCCGTATTTGGTAATTTTGACTCTAGGATCAGAGAAAGACTCTCTCATCATCTCCTGATTTGTAGAACTCACAAGTCAACATGTCAACAAAGGCATCCAACGGATCAAAACTGAATATTTCCTCATTTGTAAAAGGAGGTTCCAAAAGTTTAATTGGATCCATTCCTTTAGTAGAAATAGTTGTTAAAAGTTAGAGTGTATAAATTAACACCTTGtaattgaaaagaaaataattCAAGTTCTGTAAACATAAAAACTGATCAATACAACATTACACTTTGTTAATTATCTCAAttcaacatggtatcagagctaacggtgtagATCAAGGGATCAATACAACCGTTTTTTTAGCTTCAATCATCTACCATAATCAAAATCAAACTGCCATGTCAATAATTGACGGTAGCTCAATATTGAAGAAGcaaaaaattagcttcttgaatcaGATTGTAGTTACTAATCAAGCTGCCATGTCAGATAAAGACGGTAGCAGGGTAACTTACCTGGATGTTCTGTGTCAGACACATGCGTG
The window above is part of the Rutidosis leptorrhynchoides isolate AG116_Rl617_1_P2 chromosome 1, CSIRO_AGI_Rlap_v1, whole genome shotgun sequence genome. Proteins encoded here:
- the LOC139870708 gene encoding uncharacterized protein; this encodes MGRASTRTPMNHHVLSPNYNHNTENQQHDQPVVQLSSSIFEFLEEVVMLSSENIQYNTEDENEGESETPEIIEDKIKYWENQRETLHATLFRTTNLEAKIRNITKEVLDELEIAENVCSCLRPVSGGCRNCKMSGICNRLRISGYNSAICKSKWKSSLDIPSGEHTFVDVINDDSNRKKGEIKVIIELEFLGQFEMKKGSEEYNSLVYKLPNVFVGKFDRLQNVIKILSNSAKNSMTEKKMHLGPWRKQGYMQAKWLNVKERTTITTTTLIKPLVVDGYSSRTTKTGASMLTIDLLDGLPNMSYLCSHAVKVL